ACGTTTCTCTCCTCATCaaccttctttctttctttctcccCGTTTTAGCTCCGCCATGGTAACGTCTGACCCTCATTTTGATTAACTTGTGAACCTTGCGAGTATGATCAGAATCGAGTTGCATATGGAAGGAAGGGGAAATTTGTTGTTACGTtacacaaataaaatactaggagtagtacatatgaataaataaaagcATAAAATTTTTATGGCCAAATTAAATTGTTTCGCCAATTGTGATCTCCAAGTTTCTAAACCTTGATGGGATCGACTAGCAATGCAATAATATGAGGCTCCAGAACCTTTTGGGGATGAGTATATCCATCTTCACTGTTCTTGTACACAACATCAATTACTCGTTCCAAATTGAATATTATCATAAGGATATCCTTTGATATATAGCAACACGCCTTTATATATTCCTCGTTGCTATCCTTCCATGCATCCATACACATTTCCCAAAATTTGGCCTTGGCCTCTTCTTTTGTCACACCATTCTCTCTCATGTAGCTGTCAATTCCAGTAGCAACTTGACCTCTCTCCTTCTCTACCTAAACACACCAAAAAAGTAGTGAGACTTACTCCTTTAATGTTATTCATACTAGAATGAGCATGCATACCTCATAACTAGCTGCATCATCAACCAATCGACATATTTCGAGTGCAGCAACAAGCATTTTAGGCTCCTTACTTAGCCATTCGAAGTCTTGTTTTCGAGCAGAGCCCATTCCCAGGTAAGAAGTGGCGGTGAGGTAATGGTAGGTGCTGGTAACGAGACCGTTGCTTAGGTATTCCTCAAATGGTGGCAAGTATCCCTTTATGAACCACTTTGCCTCAACAAGATAGCCCCTCACCAATTCCTTTAGCTGTggatattaaatcaaatttgaTAAGAATACACACTTTTAAAATAGCAATAAATGACTTAATGTGTTCTTTGAAGAGTTAAGGCCCATGAATCTTACTGCTTCAATGGCATAGTATACTGTGTAGGATCGTCCTTCCCCATCCAATTCTTCTTCGAATTGCTCATAGAGTTCTAAAACAGCTTTGTAGAGAGGTCTCATATACTCGGGTAGTTGAGCAATTTCTCCATCATCCCACCTAAGTTGTAGACAAAGTTATAAACCCTTATTGCGATTAAAAAAACCCTCAGGAAAGATGCACACAACTTTTTTGGCCTAACAATAGAGTTTAGGGTTTAAGGTTTACCTCTGTATTGCCTCAGTAAAAATCTCGAGTTCCTCGATTGTACCATAAGCATCATAGGTGTCATCTATTAGAGATATCATAGCAATGGTTTTGGCCAGCATGACACGAGCACGAGAATATTGTGGCTCATGGCACACTCCCAACGCCCAGAAGTAACACTCCACCACCCTATCTCTTGCGTAACTAAGTTTCGAGATAAGCCCTAATTCTTTCCACcacctatatatataatatatgtatgtatataaagCAGTCAagattattttctatatatacagTACAGTAAGCAATCAAGATAATTTTTCTAGGTTGGAAATATGTTACCTTGAGATATGGCTGAGCTCTTCTTTATGAATAATTTGCAGCAAGTTATAGTCTATCTTGGCCAGTTTCATCAAGGTTTCATTTTTTTGCTCTTCTTCTTCGTATACGGAGATGAACCTGCTTGCTTCAACTCTCGGAATGTTGAAATGCAGGGGCTGCACAAGGGCATGCACAACTTGTTCCTTGAGGGGTGATTTGAGGTTTGGCGCCATGGATTTGAGAGTGGCCGTAGTAAAAGCAAGTGCGTCGTCTAGTATGGTTTCTCCACGTGTTCTAAGATACGAAGCTTCGTACAAACTCAGCAGACCCTTTGCATCGCTCTTGAGGCTCTCCTCGAATTTTCCATCCACATCCAGCCATTTACCaaatatttcttgaaaaatatttaaaatttaatcagTTTTGGCAAATTAAAAACaagaaatgattcaatgaatatatGTACCAGAAGGTATAGGATGGCCATGCTGCCTGAACAATCTAAAATGGAGAGAAACAGTGTACAAGTCATAGACTTCATCATCTTGATAATTGGTATTGAGATGGAAATAATGTTGCAATATCTCTTCAATTTCGTTCTCAAAATGATAGGCGATGCCAAGGCGCTCAATGGTGTCGATCAGATTCATGGTGTCTATCATTTTGGTTTCTGGAGTTGTTAGCAGacttttcacatcatttttCAGTACTTCAACTGTCTTGGAATACTTTTCTGTCACCTACAATGCCAAATAATTACCATAATACACAAGCACAAAAggttcaaaattaaatttcctTCTTCAAACTTAATTCGTAggtaatttgaaaaaaatagggTTGACATGCATACATTGGAGTCAGAAATGTAATTGATGAAGCGATCACCCCACAAGCTGGGGGAGAAGTTGGCCTCAGGACGATGATAGAAACTGTTCGAATTTACAGTCGacatttatgtatatatgtctAAAAATCCCAAACTTGGGTTGAGTAGTTGTTGACAATAAAACACTCATATATATAGGCAGATGGTCGAACAATATTTTTTGTCTCTGTATTAATTAGCTAAGAAGCACTgctttaatataatataaatatattaccaTAATTATTAAAACCATCCCCAAGCTACGTacctagtactccctccgtcccaactaagttgagtcattttcttttttaacaaaaaataaaacatcgaatcactcttactttattacatTATCTACATTACTCTctatttatctttcctactttattcatctctcctacttttcaatcCAATTTTTTAACCGTGTCCAAAAGTTATGTGTCAATTTAGTTGAGACGGAGAGAGCACTATGAAAGTTCATAGGACAGATTCTAGTTGAAAATTTTCCCAACCCCAACGACGTACGTTACCTACAcatgtagtagtactatatgtaAGTTTATAAGTTTAACATATAGAAACATTTTTTTGCAAAGATATGAAATGTAGTATCACTTCCTAGTTCTTACATGTTAAAGTTTTTATAACTACCTCCATCTTAAGTTAATTGAAACCTTTTATTGGAACGAgaattacaaaaataattttagtgagttaaaaaaataaataaaataaagcaaataaattaaataagttaAGATAGAATTATAATATGAGAAATTAAAAGGTACTTGTAAAGATATGAAATGTAGTACTATTATCACTTATCTTGAGATGTCTCAATataaaaatgcataaaaatataagagtaaagataaattaacaaaaattgtatatacaaaatgcccTTAAATTTTAAACCGATTTTTATTTAAACTGGTTTTCTTATGAgctattatttatttactttgttACCCTTTTGCTATATTTTGTAAACTTAaatcaatatcaaattacatGGATTATGTAtggaaatatgaaaataataaatgtggATGATCACTGCAAAATAAATCGGTGCATTTAATTAGGAATGTATAGGTAACATTCAGAAATGGATGATACCACTTATTTGTTTAAACCATTTAGAATtatttaacaataaaataattgaatgtgaaataatattattatttcgttggatgataacagtaagaaattaagtactagttgtttttataacttaatatatatatatatatatatatatatgattggtcttttttaaaaattagaaattaaaaaattttataatgaaattatAGAATGTAAATAACTATGATTATTTCGTTTGATGATCAtaatactaagaaattaagtatatattcatcagtcatttttataacttgaaataaaaattatttaataattggTGATTATGATTATTTCGTTTGATAGAAGAAATTAACTATGTATATGCGtatagtcatttttataatttaaaagttcaaaaattatttaataataaagcAATTGGATATGAAAACCTATAACTAAATTATTGGATGATAATgctaagaaataaaatatatatgcaaGTAGTGgtttttataacttagaattttaagaatgttttaataataaaataattgaatacgGAATACTATTatatttcgttggatgataatACTAAGTAAATTAGTATATAatcatgtagtcatttttattaattcaaaaatttaaaaattacttaataataaaataattggatgtggATGATTATGGTAATTTCGTTTGATGGTATAAGAATTTAACTATATATACGcatttgatcatttttttaaatttagaactttaaaaattatttaataataaaatgattggacctatgaataaattgttggatattaacactaagaaattaagtataaatGCATGTAGTAGTTTAATAAGTTAGAAtttttaagaattatttaataataaaataattgaatgcaTATGATGTTTATTTCATTTGATGATGTCCACTTTTgtatatagtactatttttgttaatttattacTACCCAAAATATAGTATCATTTGACATTCAATTTATCCATCCATAGAACGTGTTGTATATTATATATAGAGCGGCTGTAGCATTGATGAGAGTGTAGAGTTGTTCAACCCTGtttaaatccaattaatatTCATAACAATTTTAGGGATTGCTACTTTAGCACTGCATTTAATTCAATTGAATACATACATATGGGAACAGAATGGCTGGAGTCAATACACATAATTTCTAGTCATGCGGCCCGATAAAGTGAAAACTACTCCGGCATACCCAGTGAACCACATATGTGAATAATGTGATATATGGATCCCCCTCCGCCTCCGAATATTAATCttccttttatcattttggCCCGTCACGCGAAATGAATAGAagtaattgacattttttactTTGACAAgaagtaaaattataattttataaattgtgTTTAATTTTTTCTGAAGCGACGTCACTTGACATCGTCTTCTTCTACCTAAAACAattttgtttatgttttgaatacTAGAAagccttttttttatttccttttctttttcaaaattttctttcattttttttacgttttttttttcagtaataaaatataaaattaatagtactagtaattatgATTAATTAGCAATTAATTTTCATGCAGAGTATTTCTCTTATCCTTACATTTGTTATCTTGTTATACTAAAAAGCATTACAACATGTCAACATCTACTTTTATGGAGTAATTATATTACTCCCTGTCAACTGAATTTTACTTTCTTAgttaattattttcatatatatatttttcgtaCGCGCGACTATTTAATTAGTACCAAtatctttcatttttatttcattgAAGTCATTCTAATATTAGAGgaattattgaaataaaaaaaattgtagtaAGTTATTTTCATTTATGCCTTGTTAAGGTTTCCAAAATACTTGAAATATCTTACTTACCGAAAATGCACATTGACATTCTAATTTGGCGTAATGAAAGAATAGGCTAGCTATTGCAAAAGACAGAATGACAAGGTATCAAATTTTAAGTACAAGATCCAAACTTTTTACAACAGAGATAGTTTGGTCATCCAAGTTGTACATAAACAAGAAGTTTGTAGCATACTGATACGAGAATATCTCTACGaatatccccaaatctctcttatttagtttaagatttagcatatatttcccatatattattaggatctttattttcttgttctctaagtcaaggtagtcttataaataggaggcATTGTATTCTTCCCAttaattcaagaaatatcaattatccttctattttattttctcttactctctttcctttcaaacgtgcaaaacgcacaaaatcataattttgacgccggattgatcgacgggcaaaagctcccgcgacgttcgacgcaaaatctacgagttaaggaacttcatccttaacaattggtgctttcatcgtgatctcTTCCTCCGAATCGTTGTCTACATGTCGTACAGCTACACCGGATATCAACTCCGGCAGGCGGATTACCACCCATGGCAGCCCGTCGTATCTCAACCTCTGCTCCATCCGTGCAGAGCGTTAGATCAACaaccatcatatccatatccacaggatgggagactccacccacaacaccatccctaccaagcccgtcaacccacttcctgggacccgccatggctgCGCCAGGAAACTGCGTATCGGCAACCATCGTCCTACGAGCCAAATTCGTACTCACCACCaccgccctcttgttgggacccgccaAGGTTGTGCACGCAGCAGGGATACTCACAGCCTTATCAATCGCCTCAGCAGCCACGCCACACCGCGCTCAGACAGCCCACTTGCTGGGACCCGTCATGGGTGCGCACACAGCAGAGTTCTTCGACCTATGATCAACCGCCGTTGTTATATCCGCAACCTCCCGATCAACCGGATTGGCAATGTCTCCCAATGACTAATGATGTCGGGCATATGGAGCCTCTCGACATGCCACGTGATCCAGTGATTGTGGAGTCTGAACCGAGCCTAACAGTGGCTGACTTGGCTTCACAGCTCGAGCGTTTGACTGCTATTGTCAGGGAATTGGGGTCTCAGATGGATTCACGTGAACGTTGCCTGGGTGATCCACACGCCGCGATACGACCTCCACCAGACCCTACAACCAGCGTCATGGACACGGAGCCGGTATCGTGTCCCCTACCACAGATGACGACCGCCGCCCCAGCCGATCTCTATCACGATCCATCTAGAAGCTCACTGCCTGTTGTCGTTGCTAGCCCGCCTCCACCAGCCTCGATATCTCTATCGTGCGACTTCAATTTCGGGTATGACTCAATGGAATTAATTGTCGTTGATAATGATGAAGCAGTAGAATCTTGTCCAAATACTACAATTGATCGACTACCTAAATGTGATCAAGTTGGAGTGGAAGGGGTTTTGTTAGACCATGAGGAAACGAATGGATTTCTAAAAGCTTCATCACGGGGTATGACTATACAGGAGTTTTGTTTCCAAGCTCAACGTGAAGCGCTGGAGTGCATTCCGGTGGGATTGGATTTCTGTGAGACGTTATGTAGTTATGGCGTTAAGGCAATGGTGATGTATTGTCCACGACGACCGAGAATGCGTGTGATCGTAGGTATTCACGAAGTTGATGAAGGTGCTATCAATGCTTTAGCGgagcatcatcatatttggatTGATATTGGGTTTATTGAATGCCGAAAGGTGGGCGAGACTTCCCTAGGAATTATTGCTTCGCTTTCTCCTAATCGAGTAAGTGCAAAGCAACGGTCGTGtacgtttgatccaggagggagTATTTCGCGACACTTTGCTCGTGATTGTAAAAAGATTGAAGCATTTGATGGCTTGGAAACAACAACAATTCAGATGTGTTATCATCCACAGAAGTATGTTCTTAAGCTCGGGACTTCTGTGGGTGTCCTTGCACTTCGTCAACTTTGTGCAATTCTTGAGGATTTGCATACATTTGATCCGGGTGGGGATACCTCGCCAAAGCTTCTAGTCGCGACACTCTTCGTTttgtcgtggtttccaccttgaggacaaggtggattttaacagagggagagttgatacgagaatatctctacgaatatccccaaatctctcttatttagtttaagatttagcatatatttcccatatattattaggatctttattttcttgttctctaagtcaaggtagtcttataaataggaggcATTGTATTCTTCCCAttaattcaagaaatatcaattatccttctattttattttctcttactctctttctattcaaacgtgcaaaacgcacaaaatcataattttgacgccggattgatcgacgggcaaaagctcccgcgacgttcgacgcaaaatctacgagttaaggaacttcatccttaacacaTACTTACCTGTACTAAACCAATTtacaaattcaataatattagtataaacgacaatttcaaagttcatgatGCATAGGTTGTTCTAATGGAACATTCAAGTCAGGAACCACATTTTGATGACCTAGAACAACATTCATTCAACCCCGGACACGTATAATAGACGGCGGCATGATCTAATACTCACTCAATCAACAGATTATTTGTAACAGACTACTTTGATATACTACTCAAACCAGAGTGAGTCTTGTATTGCACTTATATCTTATTCATATATAGTCttgtaggagtatatattatattagGCTACATTTGCGTTTAGAGTATCTATAAACCTTTGTAATCATCATTATTTCATCATTCACAATCAAGCCAGATATATCCATATCATAGATTTTCTCTTAATATCAAAGTGCAACTGATACGTGAATATCTCAAGAATATCCtcaaatctctcttatttagtttagtattgaattaacatatctttccatatattcgtagtatctttatttcttattccctaagtcattatagtcttataaataggagatattgtattcttctattccaatcaagaaatatgaaattatctttttagcttttatcgtttttttatctttttgcaATCTTAAATCTTGGTTTGATTGACCGGCAAAGCTCCGGCGACTGCCTTTTATCGTGATAAGGGAACTTCACCCttatcaactggtgctttcattgacgATCTCAGATTATCCTTGTCGAATCGAATGGGGAGCCGTACGGAATCGGGAGTTGTGACTTCCGCCGGAGTCATACGCGGCCTTGAGCAATTCACGGCGTCGAGTGGATCGCTGGACTCCACGGCGATGGCGTTCGAACATCTGCTGGCGTCGCTTGCACGTGTGGAGGCGCGCTTCGACGCGATGGAGCGGCGGCAGAACGTCGCGCATCCTCCGCCATGGCCAGACCCAGAGCGGCGGCATAACGTCGCGCTTCCTCCGCCATGGCCAGACCCAGACCCAGACCCTCCTTTTGATGATTGGCAGCGGTGGCGTGGCGATTCAGCAAGAAATAGACCGACCATGTCAGCGGCGACAGCGGTTGCGTCTCACCCACATCTAGGGTTTGACGGCGCACAGGTTCGGAGCAATTACAATGCGCCGCACTCGGAGGAGATGCCGTGGGATGCTTACGGGCCTAGCAACGATGGCTTTCAGTCGAACCAGACGCAAAAAGGGTTCACCGGGCCGTCTCGGAGCAGATTCCTTCCGCTAAACTCAGAGACGAAGCAGTGTGACCGTTTCGGGGCAGTCAACGATGGTTTTCGAGGGAGAAGCCCCACTGCATGGGACAATCCCGCACATAGATGGGACAATCGGGGCGGGAGACACGTGCCGGCGTCGGAGAATGATTGGGGCCGGCGAGAAGTGGAACCCTATTCTGATATACAGCGTTTTGGTCAGCGACGTCAGGATCAGCCACCGCCACCGACAAGGCCTGATCCGAGGCCCGATCCGAAGCCGCCCTATTCTGATTGGGCGAGGGATAGGACCGCGAGGGATAATCCCGACCATAGCCATGAAATTCACGCTGGGCGACAATCGACGGCGTGGGACAACCCTTGGGCACGCTACGACGGTGGGGGTTACTCCGAACCACCCCGTTACGACCATTATCGATCAGACAGACTACGTTACGCGACGATGACGCCCCCGTGCTTTGACGGGTCTGATGCAGTCAATTGGAGATCGCGCGTGCCGGTGGTGGTTGGTGATGAATTGTCTGATAACGAAGATGATCTTCTGGTAGCAGATAACGACGATGCTGAGCACATGGAAGAAGATATAGATGGTGATTTAGCGGATATAGAAGCACTTAACTATGAGGATCTTGACAGTGTGTCGAAACTACAAAAAACTCAGCGATTTACTGACATCATGCAGAAAGTTGAAGA
This sequence is a window from Salvia splendens isolate huo1 chromosome 5, SspV2, whole genome shotgun sequence. Protein-coding genes within it:
- the LOC121805174 gene encoding (-)-5-epieremophilene synthase STPS3-like, whose translation is MSTVNSNSFYHRPEANFSPSLWGDRFINYISDSNVTEKYSKTVEVLKNDVKSLLTTPETKMIDTMNLIDTIERLGIAYHFENEIEEILQHYFHLNTNYQDDEVYDLYTVSLHFRLFRQHGHPIPSEIFGKWLDVDGKFEESLKSDAKGLLSLYEASYLRTRGETILDDALAFTTATLKSMAPNLKSPLKEQVVHALVQPLHFNIPRVEASRFISVYEEEEQKNETLMKLAKIDYNLLQIIHKEELSHISRWWKELGLISKLSYARDRVVECYFWALGVCHEPQYSRARVMLAKTIAMISLIDDTYDAYGTIEELEIFTEAIQRWDDGEIAQLPEYMRPLYKAVLELYEQFEEELDGEGRSYTVYYAIEALKELVRGYLVEAKWFIKGYLPPFEEYLSNGLVTSTYHYLTATSYLGMGSARKQDFEWLSKEPKMLVAALEICRLVDDAASYEVEKERGQVATGIDSYMRENGVTKEEAKAKFWEMCMDAWKDSNEEYIKACCYISKDILMIIFNLERVIDVVYKNSEDGYTHPQKVLEPHIIALLVDPIKV